The Streptomyces kanamyceticus genome window below encodes:
- a CDS encoding RNA polymerase sigma factor has translation MLGDDAELTAAVLAAQDGDETAFRTVYRAVHPRLLGYVRTLVAEPDAEDVASEAWLQIARDLDRFSGDADRFRGWAARIARNRALDHIRMRGRRPAIGGDESELTGKPGEADTAGEAMESLATGAALALIAQLPQDQAEAVVLRVVVGLDAKSAAQTLGKRPGAVRTAAHRGLKRLAELLGADGADPTDALGAVPPQREPRGHAVTSAGVTHSRTRTQKDM, from the coding sequence GTGCTGGGGGACGACGCGGAGCTGACCGCCGCGGTGCTTGCGGCGCAGGACGGGGACGAGACCGCGTTCCGTACTGTGTACCGCGCTGTGCACCCGCGGCTGTTGGGATACGTACGCACGCTGGTTGCCGAGCCGGACGCCGAGGACGTCGCTTCCGAGGCCTGGCTGCAGATAGCGCGCGATCTGGACCGCTTCAGCGGCGACGCCGACCGGTTCAGGGGCTGGGCCGCGCGCATCGCGCGCAACCGCGCCCTCGATCACATACGCATGCGGGGCCGCCGCCCCGCGATAGGCGGCGACGAGTCCGAGCTGACCGGCAAACCGGGCGAGGCGGACACCGCGGGGGAGGCGATGGAGTCCCTCGCCACCGGTGCGGCGCTCGCCCTGATAGCCCAGCTCCCGCAGGACCAGGCGGAGGCCGTCGTGCTCCGCGTCGTCGTCGGCCTCGACGCGAAGAGCGCGGCGCAGACCCTCGGCAAGCGCCCGGGAGCCGTCCGTACGGCGGCGCACCGCGGTCTGAAACGGCTCGCGGAACTGCTCGGCGCGGACGGCGCGGATCCGACGGACGCGCTCGGCGCGGTACCCCCTCAGAGAGAGCCGCGCGGGCACGCGGTGACGTCCGCCGGTGTGACGCATTCGCGTACGCGGACGCAGAAGGACAT
- a CDS encoding RNA polymerase sigma factor yields the protein MGQGGKPRRAQAHDEELGRAVAAAQDGDEAAFAIAYRLVQPGLVGYLRGLVGTEGETAEDIAAEAWLEIARDLGRFRGDGAGFRGWTATIARHRAFDHLRRQRTRPRPAALEQDMLELPGPHDTPEQALEAISTRRVLDLIGELPRDQAEAVLLRVVVGLDGPASARVLGKRPGAVRTAAHRGLRKLGERLGLGGVTDDGPGTLGESR from the coding sequence TTGGGCCAGGGTGGGAAACCCCGTCGCGCGCAGGCGCACGACGAGGAACTGGGCAGAGCGGTCGCGGCGGCGCAGGACGGCGACGAGGCCGCCTTCGCCATCGCCTACCGGCTCGTCCAGCCCGGCCTCGTCGGCTATCTGCGCGGCCTCGTCGGCACCGAGGGGGAGACCGCGGAGGACATCGCGGCCGAGGCCTGGCTGGAGATCGCCAGGGACCTGGGGCGGTTCCGCGGGGACGGGGCGGGCTTCCGCGGCTGGACCGCGACGATCGCCAGGCACCGGGCCTTCGACCACCTGCGCAGACAGCGGACCCGGCCGCGCCCCGCCGCCTTGGAACAGGACATGCTCGAACTGCCGGGACCGCACGACACCCCCGAACAGGCCCTTGAGGCGATCTCGACCCGGCGGGTGCTCGACCTCATCGGCGAGCTGCCCCGCGACCAGGCGGAGGCCGTCCTGCTGCGGGTGGTCGTCGGCCTCGACGGCCCCGCGTCGGCCCGGGTGCTCGGCAAGCGGCCCGGGGCCGTGCGCACGGCCGCCCACCGGGGACTGCGCAAGCTCGGCGAGCGGCTCGGCCTCGGCGGTGTGACGGATGACGGGCCCGGCACGCTGGGGGAGTCGAGATGA